tgaattgattttgcagagatccctttgtcttttagttcagtcgttttctggaatgtaagaagctggatgtctcttacatttctgtaagatgattcaagcttgcaagctaaataaataacttctgtttacgtgcgaatccgtctcaacttttattgaggccagactgacagagaaagaaatttggagatctacatttggtgccgaaaaccgggatttctctgggcgatcctgatccaactgcgaaatcagaattagactgattatgaacaggaggacgggaacaaagggccctcaatgtagaaatggaaaacgaccagcattgattgttcccctcttcttatcgtctgattagtctggtcactcgcggttggcacagaaagactgcctcgacgaaatcacaggtcagtctggggattagcactttaattgatgggatttcatattgttgtttcggcttgggttagggttttgggctgatgggactttaattaatgaaggttcagtctattatcagggttcagaggctgatgggacttaaataataaaggttcagtctattatcggggttcagaggctgatgggacttaaataataaaggttcagtctattatcggggttcagaggctgatgggacttaaataataaaggttcagtctattatcagggttcagaggctgatgggacttaaataataaaggttcagtctattatcggggttcagaggctgatgtgacttaattaatgaaggttcagtctattatcagggttcagaggctgatgtgacttaattaatgaaggttcagtccagtataactgtttttaaatctgaagatggttcaactctatgtgtgagtgttttaaatatatagttgattaagctaaaattgtctccttggactgtaaagttccgaggtctagttgagattgtgaggaatgctgcatattggttgaagcagaagtctctcaaagggttaacagcagcaggcggagttgaaaacagacagtgcttctcactcaggccttgagataacagcaccagtctgcagtgtaatcggatacctttcctttgagtcagtgaacaccagcaaagttacgttttgaattaattaaaggaaaccagtgggtttctccacctctttgataaaagttattattttcgaaagcaattgattgaaattgccagaatcttaaattttacttacttgaaataaggtttatctcattttatctggagattaatagaaacttaaagaagatcatggacaccattttaaaaagtgtcaatctggagatgatagttgattttgctaatacttatgtgtatgtaacagaaaaaaaacttgttaaaagaaaaattgttaagataaagaaataattaagttgtaaatgttatacaagtttgtgttaagcaaattgtaaatttagttctgagttgagatcagagctaagcttgcaagttgcagtaattcaatttgaattttcaaacatttttaagtttaaaaaaaaaagagagcaaatagagaaaagaaggacacagatcttgaatgcgttgaatagcacatttcaaaggcccataaatctttctgttatcttagacctaaaacctaggaagattgacgagccataggaatgtctggggcgttttaatgaaatctaccgggggcagtcaggcgatttgctgtatcaaaatggtcagaattcccctcaatactgtgctatgttaatgcattgcctaccaccttctgtggttactgctgtgaaatgtaataacatgaattggacagagaacgacccttcccagatggcaagggcagtcagattttactggaaggagggtgtaggccaagaaggaggctcagttacaaaggttaagactgagtatgtaatgaaaaaggatgatctgcgatcccaacaagcggcagaaatggtagtttaccagcaggagctccaatatagtgactttgggtgggtggatcagcgaagaggaggatgagacaacagtgctatatttctatcaccccccagtggtggacgttagacattgaacagtcactccatcacgttaccctggcctatgacagaactggacgaaacagggagttggaggacaaataccggccattacttgagaccgaatggccagtcaaggttacagccacagtcacgggaaaagaaggtacagccgattttgttacaatatcaccacatttatggccacagtcagcttcggtaagccctcatattacacgtcaggtccatgaccagtaccatgccagggatatggggcgaatggtcagcatcttaccgcagctcgtcagaataggtatgagatataccttttgaacaatccacgtctgacatttaaacactgtaccactatcaatccagcctgttttcttagtggtccccctgtccatgaagacgcacctggccacgactgtttagccttgattcaggaaactaccacaataaggggcgatttgagtgacatttcgtcagaacaacctgacatgattatgtgtggtcaaatatcccaccggggtttagttaatgacctactgcaggccctccttctgccagcgcagatttccgttattaaatgcgctgcccacacgaatggtacaaccccagttgacgttggtaatgaacgagcagattgtgcagcgcgcacagccgcacaaattcagcaagtgatggtgcctaaaatgttaagtcagactaaacgatctactatgaatgtgtctgcttctgacaagccaatgccagacgtcataaggttacaggaggacgctcctgagagtgataaacaaatgtggaaacggttaggttgtacatatgattctgtttcctctttatggaccacgcctgcacatcagacttgtatgtctgatgtactggctttatgggtcatcgaatgtgtacactttgcaactcattgtggggctcgagggactagtgatttgttgctggacacttggtggcaccctaaaatgcaggggttggcccaaagtatcagtaatcggtgtttgatttgtcagcaatataacaccggaaaaggtatcccttgtgggaaggggcaaaccccgttgcccagtggtccctttgagacgctccaaatggattacattgagttggaaaggtgtcaatgttacaaatatgttttggtcattgtggatgtgttcagcagatgggtcgaggtgtatccgactatctatagtaaagctgctactgtggttaaagtcttgatgagggaaatcattccccggtacggtataccagctcagttaagttctgataatgggcctcattttattggacaaattaacaaggagttttgctcccagttgggcatacgccagcagttacactgtgcttacagaccgcaggcagccggggtggttgagagacacaatcagaccctcaaaactaaaaaaattgagtccatctccactactgtaaaaggtcggatactaacctgcctcccttctccagtgctattttacaggtgtggagcatgatggagtggctacgcatcgtctgtctgatatttggcctcacttcgcttggcgtgttattggcgatggacatggaaaaggggaatattatgtatctgtgtagccccaaccaatctacaaggatacatcacctatgcaaaggtgatgttcttcgctgcccccatatacgaggacatggtatcgactcatggaaggtcatcaaagttaaggagaatgcgggagtcatgaagcagctgcaccggtcccggcgatgggaagggaacattatatggacattgccttgtttttggaatacatgtaaatttgattttggatgtgttaaaagtggtacaataaaggtaacatcaggctgtcagaagagtgtaggaagagaccatgagaaagagaaagggactagagagaggacggggcgtgtgagaagggaagtacagctagaacgtaggttaccgggagatgcacttaagttaattaaaggccaaactgaggaaaacccgggtagtatgaatctcttctaccagatttaccaccgtctgtatggccagggacgggttgtctgctacccaaaccccgcagcggtgtctaggttatttcctgtttcaccgctttggggcactccccaaacggtggttcattgtcagcgttccgagccattgcccgagcacgtcactcttccttacgatccagattcagcaccaccggctatttgccttccccttcctcggggtaattcccattcacagtacgataggctgcgacggtggagggcgtacatacctagccacttcactcccaatagggattcccggtcgtacgagaattgcttcagcagtgaaggatatggctgtttgctggtagaggtggacacaaatataacatgtctgtttcccacctgtacggacaggaggtgccatatcacccaggcgtctggccaatgcgtttgttataacaccacttgcgttccattgaacgctggcctccagctcctttgtggctgggcgaatgtctctcatatcactgttgggaatagggctttctgcattgctgggcggcccgaatgggcatttcaaaattggataaactgggctagtccttacgcaaccgatatgctgattgtgatgctagtctccacacggaacaaggatactactttttatttaatggtacggcgaccaacgttttgtcaccccatttccccgccgaattgctatagggactctagtccctaccacagtcccctgcccttcggcgtggaacctgcataatcagttagcacgccgggcagtctctgctgaattttgcgagaactggaaaaaacctcaggttcttgcacccaaccggggccactcagccgggtggggcattctgagcgtattgacactgggaggtgtggggggttccttggctgttagtgatcggaattattttatttgcggccttaccatcttgggaaatgaaaccttgggagccctcggggcaataactaaggagttgtctcagctacggttgtttgcaatgcagaaccggtatgctcttgactatcttctggcccgtgagggtggggtatgcgccatagtacagggcaagtggatcatgggtgttcaggacttgaccgctaacattactacatttatggatcgcatacgggatcacttggacgggatgcaggatcctgactcttggggtaactggggatctggaggatggaaggactggttgataaatatggccatgtatctagtggtagctatcggctgcatctttgtgggcctggccatccttaaatgtgtgatgggtagaatgcggggtgcactagatcagatcaccgccccaatcaccgagaaaaaaaatttaactgttaaaatccatgagggtgaagcagatgaaggggggctaaggcaggaattggaaatgcagcgacggatctttttagatgaggaaccgtagctatagattggatagttcggttatcatggaatgataaaaggagggaatgacgaatgtgatataaaatagttactttagagttactagttaatgtaatgtagaaataagccactttgattcttgcagttagggacaaaggaatttgagaccgcatggaaaaagcaggaagaggtgtgtctatgagggtgatgcttcattgataggggccagagaaagggattggaagtgagccaatcagaatagatcgaacaggtcaggagggacataggctgacctatgtccgtcgagtatgtgaaacttgataccatttgaattgattttgcagagatccctttgtcttttagttcagtcgttttctggaatgtaagaagctggatgtctcttacatttctgtaagatgattcaagcttgcaagctaaataaataacttctgtttacgtgcgaatccgtctcaacttttattgaggccagactgacagagaaagaaatttggagatctacacccgttgatccacccagtgcggggcatgatcctacactgcaattgccaagtacacagtatccaccaccttcggtattagcgctctgctcagaacaaaaaagtcgatgcgagagtataccttgtggacatgtgaaaaaaaaggaaaattcctttgtcctcagccgtgcaaacctccatgggtctacttcccccccccaccccccccccatctgttccataaaacccttcaattcctttgccgcagccggcctcctccctgacctggatattgaccggtccaattccggatcaatggctgtgttgaagtcccctcccgtgATCagtttatgtgactctaagtctgggatgttACCTAATACCCACCTTATAAATTCCACGTTgttccaattcagggcatatatgttcacaagtaccactcgcaccccctccagcttcccactcaccattatgtacctacccccttgtctgacacgattctcactGCCTCGAATGTCAcatgtttgctgatcaagatcgctacccccctggtctttgagtccagtcctgagtggaacacttggctaacccaccccttcctcaatctcgtctggcctgtaatctttaggtgtgtctcttgtagcattgccacgtccgtcttctgttccctcaaatgcgcgaacacacgaccggcccattcagtcctctcacgttccatgcgatcagcctggatgggggggcttccaacggcaccccccccccccccccccctgccaactagccatcacctttttaggccagccttgaGCTCGCCCCCCCCCGCTTCCTCGAATCCCCACTcaggctgtcgccgttcccgacctaccatttgtcccctagtaacagttcctcccttatcagcaaagcagctcccccacctctctccccccccccccccccagcaacaacactaaaaacccaatcccccaagtcaagcttcagcttaacacctgtctacccccccccccactgcgcttccgagagtcagctgacccatgctgactcgatagctcccgcccctggcaccaagcagtctgtctccctattgtactctcctctcccccgccccgccccccccagcacgtgaataaacattttaaaagcatcacattccccagtaaacaaacaacagaaaaaaatacagtgaagaaacaatcactttagaaaaaaattgtcacccaaaaagcagaactaaattcaaagtccatccccccctctaacaaggtccctacaagacagatcaacctttaaccatccacacagcccattatttcacatagagctacttaaatttttacaatccagcaccacaaatcgctgccacagtacttctccaaggcttaagtgtctttcaaTTCGCCTCCAACATCATTTCTTTAATAaacgtccatacttcgtctggcataCCATTCCTCGTGTGTGAtccacaggcgggctgggtacagcatcccgaacttcacccccttcttaaagagggtcgtttttgcccgattgaacccagctcgcctcttggccaaatccgctcccaggtcctgataaatgtgctactcacagttctcccacttgctgctccgttcttttttggcccaccgcaaaacattccttgtccatgaaacggtgaaaacgtaccactctGGCCTTTggcggttcgttcgctctgggcttcctcgcgagggctctgtgcgctctgtccaattccagaggccgagggaacgccccagcccccatcaacttcttcaACATGCCGTCacgtaggccctcgcatccgatccctcactgccttcagggaggccaacaatcctgaaattctgcctcctggacctattctccaggtcctccagcttctcctgcattcttttctggcggtcgttcatcatcaccaccttgctttccagcactgttatatactcctcgtgctcggccaacttttgttcgacctcctggatcgctctcccgtgggtttcctgattctgaaccacttgatcaatcgaagccttaatcgggtccagcatgtcgttcttcagcttggcaaagcaatccttgaaaaacttcaccagctgctccattgaccactgtgctgtctccccgcggcccttgccctccgccatgctgtcccgtgtttccagctctgcttgcgtctcccttataggattttgtcgtctcacacggccacttctggtccaattctccatacaccggagggggatttctccttactgtctcacttttcactgctttatcccataaaatccgaaaaaaaacaggggaaaaaggtccaaaagtccgttacaggcaagagctatcaaatgtgcgacctacccctccatggctgccaccggaagtcgtggACAGGATATATCTAATCTCTTTTCCACGTTGGCGGGTAGATGccagttgtagctgtactgggacagcttggctaggggcacagcaagttctggagcacaggtcttcaggactattgccggaatattatcaagGCCTTTGCAGCATCCCGTGCTAtccgccatttcttgatatcacgtggggtgaattgaattggctgaaaactggaaTCTGTGATgttgggacctcaggaggagaccgagatggatcacccacttggCACCTCTGACTGAAAATTGGAGCAaatgccttatcttttgcactggtgtgccaggctcctccatcatttaggatggagatatttgtgaagCGTCCTCtcccagtgagctgtttaattgtccaccacaattcaCTTCTGGatgacaggactacagagcttagctcTGATCCATGGGCTgtaggatcgcttagctctgtctattacttgctgcttccactgtttggcaCACGAGTAGTCCTGTGTTGAAGCTTCACGGTTGAGACTTCCTTTTTCACACCTGGTGCTGCGCCTGGCATGCTCAGCTGCACTATTTATTGAACCAATAATTGTAGAGTGGGGAACATGCTggggtcatgaggttacagattgtggttgagtacaattctgctgctgctgatggtccacatccACTCTACGggtacccagtcttgagttgctagacctgttcgaagtctatcccattcagcacggtggtagtgccacacaatacaatggagggtatcctcaatgtgaaggcagaACTTcacctccacaaggactgtgcggtagtcactcctaccgatactgtaatGGACAGATGCATCAGCGACAGAAAGAttaatgaggatgaggtcaagtaggtttttccctcttattggttccctcaccacctaccaAAATACAAGTTGTGTTGTTCAAGACTCGGTCAGCTCAATCAgcagtggtgctaccaagccacacTTGGTGGTGGACAtctaagtcccccacccagagtatattctgtgctttTGTCACCCTTggtacttcctccaagtggtgcggTGGTGTTGGTAACAGGAAATTTCCTTGCCCATGTGTGATCATGagtcttcatggggtccagagtcgatgaggactcccagggcaactccctcccaactgtataccactgtgccaccacctctgctgggtctaccCTGTTGGTTGGACAGgacatggcaggggggtgggcacgggagcaataggtcagaaggtgagagcattgagggagaactagggaatagggacagtgtggctctgaggcagagcagacagggagaagttgctgaacacagtgggcctggtggcctgaagtgcatatgttttaatgcaagaagtattacgggtaaggctgatgaacttagagcttagattagtacttggaactatgatgttgttgccattacagagacctggttgagggaagggcaggattggcagctaaacgttccaggatttagatgtttcaggcgggatagagggggatgtaaaaggggaggcgggattgcgctactggttcgggagaatatcacagctgtactgcgggaggacacctcagagggcagtgaggctatatgggtagagatcaggaataagaagggtgcagtcacaatgttgcgggtttactacaggcctcccaacagccagcgggagatagaggagcagataggtagacagattttggaaaagagtaaaaacaacagggttgtggtgatgggagacttcaacttccccaatattgactgggactcacttagtgcgaggggcttagacggggcggagtttgtaaggagcatccaggagggcttcttaaaacaatatgtagacagtccaactagggaaggggcggtactggacctggtattggggaatgagcccggccaggtggtagatgtttcagtaggggagcatttcggtaacagtgaccacaattcagtaagttttaaagtactggtggacaaggataagagtggtccgaggatgaatttgctaaattgggggaaggctaattataacaatattaggcgggaactgaagaacatagattgggggcggatgtttgagggcatatcaacatctgacatgtgggaggctttcaagtgtcagttgaaaggaattcaggaccggcatgttcctgtgaggaagaaggataaatacggcaattttcgggaaccttggatgacgagagatactgtcggcctcgtcaaaaagaaaaaggaggcatttgtcagggctaaaaggctgggaacagacgaagcctgcgtggaatataaggaaattaggaaggaacttaagcaaggagtcaggagggcgagaaggggtcacgaaaagtcattggcaaatagggttaaggaaaatcccaaggctttttacacgtacataaaaagcaagagggtagccagggaaagggttggcccactgaaggataggcaagggaatctatgtgtggagccagaggaaatgggcgaggtactaaattaatactttgcatcagtattcaccaaagagaagaaattggtagatgttgagactggagaagggtgtgtagatagcctgggtcacattgagatccaaaaagacgagg
The genomic region above belongs to Scyliorhinus torazame isolate Kashiwa2021f chromosome 6, sScyTor2.1, whole genome shotgun sequence and contains:
- the LOC140425643 gene encoding uncharacterized protein, yielding MMEWLRIVCLIFGLTSLGVLLAMDMEKGNIMYLCSPNQSTRIHHLCKGDVLRCPHIRGHGIDSWKVIKVKENAGVMKQLHRSRRWEGNIIWTLPCFWNTCKFDFGCVKSGTIKVTSGCQKSVGRDHEKEKGTRERTGRVRREVQLERRLPGDALKLIKGQTEENPGSMNLFYQIYHRLYGQGRVVCYPNPAAVSRLFPVSPLWGTPQTVVHCQRSEPLPEHVTLPYDPDSAPPAICLPLPRGNSHSQYDRLRRWRAYIPSHFTPNRDSRSYENCFSSEGYGCLLVEVDTNITCLFPTCTDRRCHITQASGQCVCYNTTCVPLNAGLQLLCGWANVSHITVGNRAFCIAGRPEWAFQNWINWASPYATDMLIVMDNDDGGIWADVCQALFCEYDYVRLLLHWSLRQLSQFQHKPPVVKTGTVVAHVINNQDVVTLVDVKEAHTNSRPRRGHELMLVKRLFGLSRVDYATVTEKEQEIQQLCRIKIEKTLDGFLAGYDISHKVTMETTAPQTFILEGPL